The following proteins come from a genomic window of Chryseobacterium glaciei:
- a CDS encoding ATP-grasp domain-containing protein gives MKNIIALSPMYTEDSNNLKKASINSLYELNRFNAKWNVPEEFRSDVIAVYGEDIYAEIVAEQCNLTLTKPEDDWLSKISEEFTKRKISYGQLKEFVDEENIFIKCSDFKSFKAGVFDKVTNIKGFDTLDLESTVFTSEVVEWELEVRCFVLNNEIKTYSSYWRNDTFDTDPLSETEEKDMLEFFNNFIQKYSSTLPNAIVIDFGIIKEKGWALIEANPAWCSGLYNCNAETALEVIVDSCIKN, from the coding sequence ATGAAAAATATAATCGCTCTATCTCCCATGTATACGGAAGATAGTAATAACCTCAAAAAAGCATCGATTAATTCGCTTTACGAACTGAACCGTTTTAATGCAAAATGGAACGTTCCCGAAGAGTTTCGTTCAGATGTGATTGCAGTATATGGAGAAGATATTTATGCAGAAATTGTTGCTGAACAATGTAATTTGACCTTGACAAAACCAGAAGACGATTGGCTTTCAAAAATTTCAGAAGAATTCACGAAACGCAAAATTTCTTATGGACAATTAAAAGAATTCGTTGATGAAGAAAATATATTTATTAAATGTTCTGATTTTAAAAGTTTTAAAGCCGGAGTTTTCGACAAAGTGACCAATATCAAAGGTTTTGATACATTGGATTTGGAAAGTACCGTTTTCACCTCAGAAGTTGTGGAATGGGAGCTCGAAGTAAGATGTTTTGTTTTAAATAATGAAATAAAAACTTATTCTTCTTATTGGCGAAACGATACTTTCGACACTGATCCACTTTCTGAAACAGAGGAAAAAGATATGCTTGAGTTTTTCAATAATTTCATTCAAAAATATTCATCAACACTCCCCAATGCTATCGTTATTGACTTTGGAATTATCAAAGAAAAAGGCTGGGCCTTGATTGAGGCAAATCCGGCTTGGTGTTCAGGGTTGTATAATTGTAATGCGGAGACAGCTTTGGAGGTGATTGTGGATAGTTGTATTAAAAATTAG
- a CDS encoding DNA polymerase beta superfamily protein gives MTIQTLKNKNLILLETISGSRSFGLATENSDTDIRGVYYLPKEDFFGLNYIPQISNETNDITYYEIGRFIELLQKNNPNILEVLASPEDCIQHKNPLMDLLKPEDFLTKLCKDTFAGYAISQIKKAKGLNKKILNPIDKERKSILDFCYVLQNQGSIPLKKWLSENRKFQEQCGLVSIDNTKGMFALFYDESRDLNYKGIIQNEEANQVSVSSVPKEEKSVAYLFCNLDAYSTYCKDYREYWKWVSERNEDRYNVNQTHGQNYDSKNMMHTIRLLQSCEQIFKTGSLNIRVENRDELLDIKAGNWSYEAVMQKAEGLIQSIEHYHSISRLPDTSDLEKTTKILIEIREDLYH, from the coding sequence ATGACCATCCAAACCCTAAAAAATAAAAACCTCATCCTCCTTGAAACCATCTCCGGAAGCCGCTCTTTCGGACTGGCAACAGAAAACTCGGATACAGATATCCGAGGAGTATATTATTTACCGAAAGAAGATTTTTTTGGTTTAAATTATATTCCTCAAATTTCTAACGAAACGAACGACATTACCTATTATGAGATCGGAAGATTTATAGAATTATTACAGAAAAACAATCCGAATATTCTGGAAGTTCTGGCAAGTCCGGAAGACTGTATTCAACATAAAAATCCGTTGATGGATTTGTTGAAACCTGAAGATTTTCTTACCAAATTATGTAAAGATACATTTGCAGGTTACGCGATTTCACAGATCAAAAAAGCAAAAGGCCTTAATAAAAAGATTCTCAATCCGATTGATAAAGAAAGAAAATCTATTCTTGATTTCTGTTATGTTTTACAAAATCAAGGTTCAATTCCGTTGAAAAAATGGCTTTCAGAAAATAGAAAATTTCAGGAACAGTGCGGATTGGTCAGCATCGACAATACCAAAGGAATGTTTGCCCTTTTCTACGATGAATCGCGTGATTTAAACTACAAAGGAATTATTCAAAATGAAGAAGCCAATCAGGTTTCGGTTTCATCTGTCCCGAAAGAGGAAAAATCTGTTGCCTATTTATTTTGCAACCTTGATGCCTACTCCACTTACTGCAAAGATTACAGAGAATATTGGAAGTGGGTTTCCGAACGAAATGAAGACCGTTACAACGTCAATCAAACTCACGGACAAAACTACGACAGCAAAAACATGATGCACACGATTCGTTTGTTGCAGTCTTGTGAACAGATTTTCAAAACCGGTTCGTTGAACATTCGTGTAGAAAATCGGGATGAATTATTAGATATTAAAGCAGGAAACTGGTCTTATGAAGCCGTTATGCAGAAAGCAGAAGGTTTGATACAATCTATTGAGCATTATCACTCGATTTCCCGTCTTCCCGATACGTCTGACTTGGAGAAAACAACAAAAATTTTAATTGAAATAAGAGAAGATTTATATCATTAA